The following proteins come from a genomic window of Triticum aestivum cultivar Chinese Spring chromosome 6A, IWGSC CS RefSeq v2.1, whole genome shotgun sequence:
- the LOC123131513 gene encoding BTB/POZ and MATH domain-containing protein 2-like: protein MAFAGVSLIADGRLCASTESVVDSGADSGYHLLVVEGYSRTKETAPNGECIQSRPFIVGGRRWKVEYFPNGFDRSNEDFISVFLVQDEYLRNQVQAHVAFSFIDQPELRVPKLIRQKQPCCFYGDHSLSDQPGGFVTRGAFERSSHLKNDSFVLRCDVVVLDKKDDESDEEEEEEEEDDDELARPFIKLPPSDLPSHFSDLFLSKEGADITFEVGGKEFAAHRCVLAARCTFFKTQLFGAMDKGATAPSVEKIDGIEANVFKGLLTLIYTDGMPDFKDPSLLLQLLEAAERYDLQKLKLICEEKFANLICKNRIAQVIVVAERRRCCWLKEACLEFIKTHTSLHRVFTADGLEQIIRTCRPSVLKELISKFASQEGAAVGAVVEGANDTGTSGQAEDGGERDAGSKKRKMDAA, encoded by the exons ATGGCCTTCGCTGGCGTGTCTCTCATCGCCGACGGCAGGCTGTGCGCCTCCACCGAGTCCGTCGTCGACTCCGGCGCTGACAGCGGGTATCACTTGCTCGTTGTTGAAGGCTACTCGCGCACCAAAGAGACAGCTCCCAACGGGGAGTGCATCCAGTCTCGTCCTTTCATTGTTGGAGGCCGTCGCTGGAAGGTCGAATACTTCCCTAATGGCTTTGACAGGAGTAACGAAGACTTCATCTCGGTTTTCCTTGTCCAGGACGAATATCTCAGGAACCAAGTTCAGGCTCACGTTGCCTTCAGTTTCATTGACCAACCTGAGTTGCGAGTACCAAAGCTCATCCGTCAAAAGCAACCATGTTGCTTCTATGGTGACCACAGTCTTAGTGATCAGCCAGGAGGATTTGTGACAAGGGGGGCTTTCGAAAGATCAAGCCACCTCAAGAATGACAGCTTTGTACTACGGTGTGATGTTGTTGTCCTCGACAAGAAGGACGACGAGagcgatgaggaagaggaggaggaggaggaggacgacgacgagcttGCTCGTCCGTTCATCAAATTGCCACCGTCCGACTTGCCAAGCCATTTTAGCGACCTGTTCCTAAGCAAGGAGGGTGCCGACATTACGTTCGAGGTTGGCGGCAAGGAGTTTGCTGCACATCGGTGCGTGCTTGCAGCCAGATGTACCTTCTTCAAAACACAGCTCTTTGGCGCCATGGACAAGGGCGCTACTGCACCAAGTGTCGAGAAGATAGATGGCATCGAAGCGAATGTCTTCAAGGGCCTGCTTACTTTAATCTACACTGACGGAATGCCTGATTTCAAGGACCCAAGCTTGCTGCTGCAGTTGCTTGAAGCTGCGGAAAGATACGATCTCCAAAAGTTGAAGTTGATCTGTGAAGAGAAGTTTGCCAATCTGATATGCAAAAACAGGATTGCACAAGTTATTGTCGTGGCTGAGCGGAGACGGTGCTGCTGGTTGAAGGAGGCCTGCTTGGAATTCATCAAAACTCACACGAGTTTGCATAGAGTTTTTACGGCCGATGGCCTGGAGCAGATAATCAGGACCTGCCGCCCCTCCGTTCTCAAGGAGCTCATCTCCAAGTTTGCTTCACAAGAAGGGGCAG CGGTGGGTGCTGTTGTGGAAGGGGCAAATGATACTGGCACAAGTGGCCAAGCTGAAGACGGAGGCGAACGTGATGCTGGATCGAAGAAGCGTAAGATGGATGCGGCATAG